In the Capra hircus breed San Clemente chromosome 17, ASM170441v1, whole genome shotgun sequence genome, GGCATTAAGATTCTGTTGGCAAAAGGGGAGTCAGTTTGGAAAACAATGTCTGAAAAGACGCTGGAGGGGTggcaataaaggaaaaaagcttTAGAAACACTGGACTTGATAGAGAAGTTCCTTCCAAGTCTATGAACACCTGATTCTAAATGAAAGGGTCAGCAGGagtacagggggcccaggttccatccctggtcagggaactacatcccacatgcctcagctaagacctggcaccaccaaataacttttaaaaaaccgAACCCACAGGTGGGAACAAACCTGGTCTCGTGGACTGAAACGTTTCCTCTCAAAATTCACAAGTTGAAGTCCAACCCCCAATACCCCAGAATATAAAGATATTTGGAGAAAAGGTGTGCCAAGAGATCATTAAGTCAGGCTGTTAGGGTGAGGCTCTCATCCAAGAAGACTTcttccttataagaagaggaagaagtacCAGGGGTTCACACACAGAGGAAAGTCCACATGAGGACACAGGGAGGAGGCGGCCGTCTGCAAGCCCAGGAGAGAGCCCTCCCCAGACACCAACTCTGGTGGCACCTTGATCATCAACTTCCAGCCTCCATAACCATGAGAAAgtagatttctgttgtttaagccactgtcTGTGCTATCTGGTTTTGGCAAATGTaagcaccccactacagtactcttgcctggaaaatcccacggacagaggagcctggaagactgcagtccatgcggtagcaaagagtcagacaagactgagcaacttcactttcactttttactttcatgcattggagaaggaaatggcaacccattccagtgttcttgccaagagaatcctagggacgggggagcctggtgggctgccatctatggggtcgtgtagagtcagacacgactgaatcgacttagcagcaacagcagcagcagcagcagcaaatgaatACACCTGGGATGTTTAAGGAACACATCACTACAGGGACATGAGCTCATAGACAGCACAGGGGAGGCAGACCATGGCCAGCCTCGGCGTCGGACTAGGAAATACTGGTTTGTTTTGTTCTTGGGGTAGGGTGGGAAGTGTGGGAGGGTTTTAGCAGGGGAGCAAAGGTCAAacttacttttatatatatatatatatatatatatacccacacttgcagcctgtgggatcgtaattccccaaccagggattgaacccatgctgcCTGCTCTGAGAGCACGGAGTCTCAACCattgggccgccagggaagtcccctacgcTTCGTTTTTAACGGGGCCACTCTGGCTGCTGGGTGCAGAGCAGATCTGTTGTGCAGCcactaagttgcgtccaactctttgcgaaccccaggctcctctgtccatggaatttcccaggcaaaaataccagagcaggtagccattcccatctccagggaatctttccgacccagggatagaacctgctctcctgcactgcaggcagattcttgaccactgagctaccagggaagcctgaagaacAGGTTGTTCAGAGGCAAAGTGGGACCAGGGAGACCGACGGGGATGGAGAGAGAGCGGCTTGGACCAATGTAGGGGCAACAGAGATGGTGACAAGGGCTTGGGTTCTAGTACATTCTGAAGGCGCAGACCCCATGATTTGCCAGTGCATTGGACTGCGGGGTGTGAGAGATTTGGGATTATTCCAAAGGTTTGGGCCCACACAGCTGGAAACGTGTAGCTTCGGTTGTGAATGGATTCTGTTTGAGACGTACGTCAGACATCCACGTGGACGTGTGGAGGAAGGAGCTGATATTCAGGGATGGAGTCTAGAGGAGAGGTCAGAGCAGCAATAAACTCCAGGGAAGGACTGCCTCCCAGCCCTCTCCCATCATCTGACTGAGGTCCTTGCTTATCCGCCCTACACACCCAAACCTCCTCATCACAGCACCCGTCACAGGAGATTATAGCCCACTGTGGACTTGtctgccttccccacccaggtgcGTGAGAGAAAAGGTTTTGTGTCTCTTGTTTACCATTTGCCGGGGCCTGGGTGCACAGGAGGTCCCAGGCACGTGGCTGTTTGAATGAACGGGATACTACAAAGAGGGGTTAAAAATGACTAAAAGTCCCAGTGTTCCCAAATACTGTCCTCCCCTTCCTGAGCCAGATAATGTTatcttttccagcaggctgttcAGAGCCCCGCCCCTTCCTGACTCTATCAGACTTACTCATGACAGAGGAAGATAGTCCGGAAAACAGCCAGATGGCTTACGATTGCTAAGACAATCTATATACAAAGAACCAGGAGAGACAGTAAGGGCAGGGCGGGGCGAGGAACGTTTGTACAGATCTGGCCGCTCAGGCTGCAAATGGAATGGGAAGGTGGAAGGTGTTGAATGTGACTCCAGGGTAGTATGTGTGAGAAAGAACtggggagagaaaaaaggaaggtgTGAAGCGTTAAGGGAGAGAACTTGCTCCCTCCAtgcatagctttaaaaaaaacacaggcTTGGGACAGTTTATTGGGAAGACAGGAATCATAAACATACCTGTACctgagtttgggggagaacggatacatgtgtatgtgtgactGAGATCCTTAGAACTCTCCGCTtagaactatcacaacattgttaatcaactacatcccaatataaagtaaaacatttaaaaataaatatatgtgcaccCTCCCTAGTAACTCAGCCAGTAAACCctcctgcagtgccggagacctaggtttgatccccaggttgggaagatcccctggagaagggatacgctacccactccagaattctggcctgaagaattccatggactgtataggccatggggtcgcaaagaatcaacacaactgagtgactttccctttcactttccataaAACAGCAGCAAGgctcttgagggaaaaaaaatcaggaagcaaaaatgaacaaaactaagGATAGAAGCAGGTAAAGCCCAAATCACTGTAGGAGATATTAACAGCCCTTTCTGAgtgattgattaaaaaaataataatttttttaaaaattggcaagGATATAGAAAAAAATCCTACCAAAGCTGTGAACCAACCTGACCTAGTCCACATTTATAGAACACTACACCAAACAATGGTAAGACCTTAAAATTTTCACGTCTATCAGAAATAGACCATAATCTGGGCCATGAAATAAGTTTCATTAGAATATTGAAATCTTGAGTATGTTCTCTGATCACAATTAACAAACCAACAACAATAAAGTATGTAGGAAATCCCAAATATTCAGATAGGATATCCCTAAGTAACCCGTGGATCAAAGAAGAACTCTTAAGGGAGACTGGAAAATATCAAAGTGAGTGATAATGAAAACACATCAGATCACAATTTCTGGGAAGCAGCAGTGATTGCAGGGAAATCCTAAACTCTGACTATATGGGCGTGCGTGCgggggtgcatgctaagtcgcttcagtgtgtgtgactcttttcgaccccatggactgtagcccgccaggctcctctgtccactggattctccaggcaagaatactggagtggggtgccatgccctccagacatcctccccacccagagaGCCAACCCgtggctcctgcgttgcaggcagattcttcaccatctgagccaccagggaaacccatatggGGGGAGGGGCCATAATTAATGACTCGAGGCTCTACCTTTAAAAGCTAGGCACAAGACGAATAAAGTAAACCCTAAATAATAGAAGATGAACAACAGGAAGGGCAAGAGCAAAACTCAGCGAAATGAAACACGGACGACAGAGAAAATCAGCAAAGCCACACGCTGATCCTCTGAAAGGATTCACCAAATGGAAGACCACAGGCTGACACTAGGCCTTTTATTTTAGCAGTACTTTTAGTTTTTCGTGCTGACTGTGCGTGGACTGGCCCACAGGGTTAGCGGTGCATACAGGTTACAGGGCGGGCAGACGGGAGAGCAGGTGCAGCGTCCGCGGCGCCTCCATTCCAGACAAGCACACGCGCCCTGCTCAGGCCGACCCCTCTGCTCACTGCTGGATTCTTCGGATGCTCTGCACCTGGAAGGTCTGGGCGTGAGAACCCCACTCCCGGAAGTGCTTGTAGTCGCCTGAGTGGTGGTCACACTCCAGCACGTACTGAAAGCCTCGGTAGCCAGGAAACTGGGAGCAAACCCAGCTGGAAAAGGGAAGGGGGCAGACCGTTACCTTTCAAGAGGCACCAGCACGGCCACCAAGGcagagacacagggggagccgGGGCTGCAGGCACACTCCAGCCACCCCGCGCTCCTGCCCAGAACGCGCCCTGCTCTGCCCACCACGGGCGTCTAGATCACGCGCTTCCGTCTGCCAGCAACACCCTTCTGGCCCTTCTTTGCCTGGTCGAGTTAATATTTATCATCCAGGTCTCAGCCCGATCTTCACTGCAACGGGGGCGGTCTGATTTCTCGTCCAAATTAGGCCACGGTCCCCCCTACTACCTTTGTAGCACTCGCGTAATTAGGTAATTAACAgattatttgtaaaaaaaaaaagtcatgctcCTCTGCCAACAGCAAGCACCTGTGTGCCCTGGTTCATTGTTATTTAGCGCctgcacaatgcctggcacaataaatatttgatgaggaaagggaggggggatggggggagggagggggaggggaggggagggaagaggaggggagaaggaagagggaggagggggaggggatggcaggaggaagaagggaggagtCTTCCTCTTCATTGACCCTCACATTGTTCAGGACTAGACGAGGGCTGGTGTCTTCTCTGAGCTTCCCGTCCCCTTTCTGTAAGAGGGAGGCGGACTCGAGATTCCCAAGAGGTCCATCCTCCTCAGGAGGTGTCCCCCCAGCCCTCTCAACCTCCTCTCTGTccctgcagagcacagcctcgATCCACTTACGCCCCCGAGTGGACGTGGAAGGAGCCCACTTCATTGCCATCCCAGCCCATGGCCTGGAGAGAGGGGTAGTCATCACTCAGCTCTCCTTTCCTGCCCAGGAAGTTCTCCTGCTCGAAGATGGTCAGCCTCGAGTCGCGGTGGTTCTGCAGGGAAGAGAGTCAGAGCATCAGGGTGTCAGTCGGAAGCCCCAGCAGGCCCCCGCACCCCAGCTCTCGTCTCCAAAAATCAGCCTTCCCTCGCCAGCGCTCTGGAAGGACAGTAAGGCAACAGGCACTGGAAACCTTATAAGAGGCAAAACCTTCCCGAAATTTACACAAAATAAACAAGGACAACAAGCCTtggtgataaaagaaaaaaagaaaataatcaaaaaaaatcaatatgacACCCAACAGCAGGGGATCGGGGGTAAGCTGGAGTGTTGCACTAGGGTTAAGAGCAGGGtgtggagatctgggttcaaatcctgattctCCACACACCAGCTGACTGAGCTTAAAGACATGccccacatatacacaatggaatattactcagccattaaaaagaatgaagtgatgccatttgcagcaaccgggatggacctagagattgtcatactgagtgaagtaagtcagacagggaaggaggaaatatcgtatgacattccttatatgtggaattgaaaaagaaatgatgcgGATGAGcttaacttacaaaacagagagagactcacaGGCGGAGAGAATGAACTTAATGGTTGCCGGAGGGGAGAGATGGGGGgatgggatagttagggagtttgggatgaacatgtacacactgctatattcaaaatagataaccaacaaggtcctactgtatagcacatggaactcggctcaatgtcatgtggcagcctggatgggaggggcatttaggggagaatggatacatgtatatgtgtggctgagtccctttcctgttcacctgaaactatggcAACATTGTtaaattggctataccccaatacaaaataaaaagtttaaatagacAAAAAAAACCTGTCCCACAGcatttctgagcctgtttccacatctataaaatgaaattaacCACATCCACTTTTGCAGAACTGGTAAACCAGGTGAACGCAGGGATCGCTTCTGTGAGAGCCCGCGTGGGTCCCTATACGGCACAGTGGCTGGGCTGTCTGTGGAACAAGTGAGCAGCCATGAGACGGTATACTGGGTAGGCACCATGGAAAATGTCACAGGTGAGATTTAATCACCCGGAGGGTGACTGGATATATTTGCAGAGGGGGTAAGGCTGGTTTCCGAGCTTTAGGTTCATTATGATTCAATTTGTACAACCAAATGATATGCATATGTAGATATATAGCCTTAGATGGTGCTGATACGCAGATCTAGACATCGATATGGACATCAATCGCTGCAGATAGCATCTGTGGGTAGCACAGAAACCAAGGGAATCTCAAGTACCGATAACAGTAGGCTTCTGTCTCAGAAGTGTGGGTATaagtgacttttattttcttattcagcCATATGGGGTTTTTCCCTGAACTTTAGGGGATAAATACATGTGCTGTAGTTATTTAAAATTCATCAAAATTGTtttttgaaggagaaaaatacacctttttgagcctcagttttttcatctgtaaaatgggggtcaTAATACTCACCTCCCCCCATACTCTGTGCACAGTagctaaaatataaaatcagGAACACTGACAGTGAATAGGAATAAGACATAGGACCCCTATTCTTCCATCGCCCTGCCATCTCTGGTGCCCAGCCTCTCCCAGTGCCCCTGAGTCATGAAAAGAGGGATGCAAGgacatctctggtggtccagaggttagggttgCATGCTCCCGACACAGGGGGCACAGTTCAGTCCCCAGTCAGGGCACTAAGGTCCCCAAAGCCGCACAGCACGAccagaaaaagggaaaaggacACAAAACAGGAAGGAGTTCACATCACAACCAGAGCAGCAATGGGCAGAATGTCTGTGCCGGGCTCTGTCCGCATGTACATTTCCCCCCCCACCCAGAACTTAAGTACCATGGCCCCAGTTTAAGATGAAGAAACCGAGGCTCACAGAGGGGAGGGACCGCCACAGCTTGAAGCAGTGATACGAGAACCTGAACTATGGACATCCAATTTCCAAGCCCCCACTGGAGGGGctcagccccccacccctgccctcagggaTCAGGCAGTGTCAGGACTCACAGCGCAGGCCACCGGCCGGAAGGAGGTGAGCCGCTCGGCAGGGTAGGACGTGTTGCCGCTCCAGGCGTCCCAGGATGGGTACTCGCCCCGCTCCAGCACATACTGCTGCCCTTGGAAGCCGGCGTGCTCAAAACCCACCCACCTGCCGACAGAGGGTAGAGGGTACAAGGGGTGAGGAGGCCTCCGACCCTGAGTTCCAGACCAGTGGTTGTCATATAGGGGTGACTTtgccctccccacacacacccaagGAGGCATTTTAAATGTCTGCAGGCATTTGTAGTTGTCTTGCTGGGAGTCCGGAGGAGAGAGATTTACAACTGGCATTTGTGAGTAGAGGCTGGGGACGCTGCTAAACATCCTCCCATGCACTGGGCAGCTGCCAGCACGGAATTGCCTGACCCCAAACATCCATAGTGCCGATGTGGAGAAGCCCGCTGCCCCACCGTGCATCCTGCAGGCAGGGGACTGGCAGGCACCTGCTGCCCTTGCACCTGTCCCCCTGGGCCACGTAGATGAGACCTGACCAAGTGCTGACTTCAGCTTTGGTCATCTCATTAATCTCCGTCTCTCTTCTtaagtttttcaaatttattttattttttgctgtgctgagtcttccctgccgtgtgcaggcttttctctagctgcggtgtgcaggctccttattgcggtggtttctcctgttgtggagcacaggctctagggtacaggtttcagtagctgtggcctgtgggcttagCTACCTCaaagcgtgtggaatcttccccagccagggatcgaactcacatcgcctgcattggcaggcagattctttaccactaggccaccagggaagtcccctctctctctctttttaaacaaaacataTCTCATGCTCAGAGCCTCAGTCAGGCAGCAATGCTTAACTAAAAATTACTAGCATTATTTTTCACTATATTTTTAGTTACCTTCCACTTTTGGTGAGTGATATTGACTTTTGATTTGTACCTAACAGAGACACTTCAGACCCAACACTGGATTTTGAAGGTCTGCCCCCACAGGGCTGCCTCATCCAATGTGCAGACTCTGTGAATGGCACCACcgaccctccccccccccacctccctgccccgcTCCCCGCTACATTTGGGCAGTGCACAACCTGTGCAACCTTACACTGCCATCCTTCGTGCTCCCCAGCATCTCAAACCCACGGAGGCACACCGGTACAGTTAGAGCCTGGGAAGATAGGACCTCGAACACCTAAAAGTCCCAGCACCCTTCTCTAGATACCTTCCTGTCTCCCCAACCCCAACTCTGATCCCCCTGGACTCACGCGCCACTCAGCACTTTCAAAGATCGAACAGTCTCGAAGCCAAGCTCCAGCACGCTAGGGCACTCGGCCGTGAACTCATGCCGCCGGCCCTGGAAGCCCTCCTCATCCCACACCACGATCTATGCCGGAGAGAAAAGGTAGGGACCCACATCAGAGTGCTGGGCAGCCGGGGGGAATGGGGGACGGTGAGGGGTTAGGGATGCACCCCAGGACTCAGTGAGGAGCAGGCCAGGTAATGCAGGGCCGGCAAACTCAGATGCCTTCAGGGTCCAGGGACGGGAGGGTGAGAGCTGAGACCCCGGGAGCGCCACCTACTGTTGCCACGTGGTAATGCGACCAACAGTCCAATTTTCCCAAGACAACCCCTGTAACCGAACTTTTCTGTGAGCTCTCCCGGTGTTCAAAGGCTGATGACAAATTCAGAGGTtttagggtttttctttttcctcttcttttttaacaCAGAGGAAACCAAAGGAATCACGCCCAGAGACTGTGCACCATCACCGGCTGGCCTTTTCTGCTGGTGGTAGTGGTGCtggccactcagtcctgtctggctcttgcgaccccatagaccgtagcccgccaggctcctccgtccatgggattctccaggcgagaacactgtagtgggttcccattcccttctccaaggagtcttcccaacccagggatcggacccaggtctcctgagttgcaggcagactctttaccgcctgagctagAGGGAAGACCTGTTGTTATCTGCCAGAGAGACGGTTAAAGTTGGGGACAGGAAGCCCCAAGTTCAAGTCAAGAACCTCTGTGTGTCACCTCGGGCAAGACCCTCTCCCTCTCACAGCCTCGACTAtgtcctctgtgaaatgggcccTCATTACCGCCCCCCTCCAGGGGTGAGGTGGGAACTCAGTGAAGGTGGGGCAGGGGTCCgcaggacctgggtttgacctgTGCCCTCCCCCTCCCGAcgtcgccccccacccccagcgccTCCCCTACCTTCCAGTGTCCCGCCGACTTGGTGCACTGCAGAGACATGCCGCTCGTTTCCTAGGCGACAGAAGAAGGTGAGGAAGCTTCCACCCAGACTCTGCTCCCCTCCTTGAAGCTGAAGTCTGGTTTGAGCAGATGGGTACCCAGGTGGGGTCCAGAAGTGCCCCAGATGAAGGGCAAAGTGCGGCTTTGGGCTGTCCCCCTCCTCCACTTTCCAgtaccatctccttctcttccatcCTCTCTCTGTCTCAGAATGAACCCATTCTGGGTCCCGTTCCTCTAAGCCCCCTCGGTGCTGATTTATCTACTCATTAGGGGGAATTTTCCATGGCTGCGGGTGGGTGGGTGCTGCGCCCCTGGCAAGCGCCAAGGTGCTCAGCTTGAGAGCCTTCCAAAGACAGCGCCTGACCCAGAAGGGAGGCTGTAAGAGCAGAAGGTGAGGCCGCAGGATTACAGGAATCATTTGGGTTTCAGACGGCGGTCGCAGGTACTGGTCTCAAGGTCTGGAGCCTGGTTCGATGAGGATGGCATGCGGGATGACTCAGTGGTATCCCCCCAGGACTGGGGACGAGGGGCTCCCCTGTCTCCCAGGAGACTCACCCAGAGCTCGAATCCCACCCCTTCTCCAAGCCGGGGACTTACCGAGATGGACCCAGAGAACGTGCCAGACCCGCGAACGGCCGAGGTCAGGCTCTTAtaggcagggaggagagagggcccCTGGGGGACGGAGCCCTGACTCAGCAAGTGAGTGACGGGAACAAAAGCCAGCCCTGCTTGTGGCTCCGATGGAGAGGTGTCAGCACCATTGGCCTCGGCTGGGAGGGAGAGGCCAGGGTGCCCCCCTCGGGCATCACCCGTGAAGAAGGCAAGAGGAAGACGGTCCCCTCTAATCAGCTCCACCCTAATCCAGTGGTGGACCAACAGTCCAAACACCTCAGCCTTCCTAGCCATGTGACCTGGGGCAGGTCCTCCCCCCATTCCTCTTGTAAAATGGAGCAAGGATAAACTATAAAATGGCATGAGAGTATGTCACATGCCTGGCATAGGCATTCCACAAATGCCTATACCTTtcccctctcccagctccctTCTTCTTCTGGTGGGGGCAATCAGGGTGGGCTTCATGGCAGAGGTGGCATTGAAACTCGGTTCTGAAGGGTGTGGAGGATTTGTAGCGAGTGAGATGCTTTTGCTAGGCAAGAGTGCAGAGGTGGGAATCTGGGGCTGGTGACCCAATGGGGCTGAAGGAGCGCAGAGGGACGCAGGCAGGACAGGTGGCTGGGCCAGGGCTCCCGGGGCCCACAAAGCCCAGAGACGGGTCCAACTGGCTCCGTGGGCAGAAGGAAGGCGCTGGTGGCCTGAATATGCTTACAAACTGTGCTGCACCACCGGACATACAGGGTTCGTAGAATTTCCTTCGTCCACATGTCTCCCCCAACTCCCACCCTCTGAAATTGGCCCAAGAGGGTCCTGTCACGGCACAGGGAAGAGCATGCCTGGAAACCAGACCCCTCCGGGTGAGCTGGAGAACGTCCACATCAGCTCAtggagctgggagctgggagctggcAACGCTAGTGCCCTCTGGGTGGGCTCTATGCAGCTTGATCAAAGACACAGCTTTGACATCAGGTTGCCAGGAAGGTGAAAGGCCAAGCATGCAGCCTCCGTGTCCAGACGGCCCAGGTTTACATCCCATTCTTGGTGGCTGGGTAACCTTGAGCCTGTTACTCCAtctctccgagcctcagtttcctcatatgtagaATGGGTATACAGGTAAATTGGGTTCAGCCTAAGAGATGCGGTATTGTGAGGGTAAATGTGAGTTACACACGACCAGCAGCACGGTTCTGGAGCAGCTCCTGGAACCTAACGTTCATCACGTGTCTCCATCATCACTGGCATCACTgcagctaattaaaaaaaaaattactatcgACACAGCTGCACTTCTGCGTGTATTGCAGCTTTAC is a window encoding:
- the CRYBA4 gene encoding beta-crystallin A4, producing MSLQCTKSAGHWKIVVWDEEGFQGRRHEFTAECPSVLELGFETVRSLKVLSGAWVGFEHAGFQGQQYVLERGEYPSWDAWSGNTSYPAERLTSFRPVACANHRDSRLTIFEQENFLGRKGELSDDYPSLQAMGWDGNEVGSFHVHSGAWVCSQFPGYRGFQYVLECDHHSGDYKHFREWGSHAQTFQVQSIRRIQQ